Below is a genomic region from Falco naumanni isolate bFalNau1 chromosome 2, bFalNau1.pat, whole genome shotgun sequence.
GCTTCAGAAGCATTCTTCTCGCCCTGTGCTGCCACGACCTGCAAAGTAAGAGACATGGAAATGGCACTGTGATGGTGTCCATAGTGGGGGAAAATTCATCTTTACAatgaggagaaaacaaacaggcaCTTGGATGCCTGGGACAAGAATACAAGAGCTTGGGGGCTGACATTGCCACGGGTCTCACCTTAGCTCTTGTCTCTCGAGCAGCCTCTGCTTCAGCTGCCATTGCCCTCTGCATGGCCACAGGAATCCTGACATCTTTGATCTCCACACGGGCCACTTGGATTCCCCACTGCTCTGTAGCGCTGTTGAGGATAGCCTTAGGGACAAACACACAACCCACCAGGAAGAGCACAGTGCCGGCAGAGAGAAAACCCCGCGCCGCACCCTGCTGCTTGGGCAGAAGGAAGGGCAGCACGCAGACCTGCCCCGGAGAAAGACGGGGCCCTCCAGGGGCACTAACACCCAACGCGCTGCGCGTACAGCGGGTACCGCAGCCTTGCGAAACTCCTGTCGATCAACACTGGTGTCTCCTGTGTGGCTTCTCTACTGCCTCCTAAGCAACGGTCCCTGCCTTTTCTTTAGGGGGCCACTTTCCACACTTCACCCTTTTACAAAGTAAACTTTACAAAGTAAACAAAGGGAACTTCCTACAACAGCGCGACCCTGTAAAAGCTCGTCAGAGCACACCGTGGGTGAAAGTGCACAGCGCTGCACGCTGCTCTGTGCTCAGGCCCCTGGGCACTACTGCAATTCACGTCACCACCgtgcccctggctctgcccgCAGCCGCTCTcctggctgcagaggggcaCAGTCTCTCCTGGATTCCGCTATGCCTCGTCTCTGACTGACAAGAGTAAATCAGCTGTTGGatttcttctctgctccctccttGGCTGTGAAATAAAACCCCCAGACAGATGGCATTTCAAAGTGTAAAGGAACTCAGTTCTGCACTCTTAGTTGTTATGACAGGAGATACCAGCCTTGCCTCCATTAAACCTCAGTCAAGGGTCTGCTCAAGACAGAGCTTCCCATGAACAGCAGGCTTCCTCACCACTCGCAGTGGCCTCTGTGGAAAGATTAAAGTAATTTATTCAAGTAACTGGATAATTTCAGAATCTTAATTGCCTTTTGGTAGGAAATAACCTTTCTACAAGAACCAGGGGAAATACTTTTAGAATAACTCTTTCTGACTTTTAACAATGAGACGgtaattgaaaagaaaacatgaaggaaaattttattatcgttgttgaagaaaaaaaaagagattattcCTAATTTGCTACTTCTCAGAACTTGTCTCCATGCTGCTCCGTGAATTTTGAGAGCCAGATTTACCTGAATACTGTGCGCGATCTCCTCACGAcctgccaggagctgagccAAGCTCTGTGTACCCAGCACACCTCTCAGGGTGCTCTGTGCCACGAGGAAGTAGCTGAGTGGACATCAGTGACGTTGGCGACTGCGCTGACAGCACTGTGGATCCTGTAGCATACCACCCCATCGACCTGGGCAGTAACGGCATCTTTCGTGAGAATCTGCATTCCAGAAACATATAGAATTaaagaagggaaataatttgttttccccTTAGTGAAACAAAGGCCCTGGTAATTCAAGGAAGCTAAgaatttcttttggtttctttgacATTCCcctgaaaaattacttcaaagaAGCTATACAGCATCACTACAGTTTAAACTGGGGCAAAATAGCGTACATGGCCTTTAAACAAACTGTTTCAATGGTAAGTGAATATCATAActtgaattaatttcttctgtaataATAGATTATGATtacccttttcctttcttgtagAAAGGGCcattaataattttatacaCTGCATGCAGTTTGGAAGATCTGCACTACTTCCCCCTAAACAATGTATTTCTAAGAAACACcagcaaatcaaaacaaaaatgaaaagcaaagtgcAAGAAATTGTGAGAAGaaactctgaaaaaatattttaagtattcaTAGAGGAGTTGTGTTATCTTTTGCCAGACAAGTCCCCATgcctcagcaggcagctggccTCAGTGGAGCACTGATGATGTTCCACTGTCTCTTCCCTCCTTAGCATCTGCTGCCTGCAAACCGATGTTTCACGGGAGCCCTGCCAGCGGCTGCAGAAgccacagcaaaagctgctagACCTTGTACAGCACAAGTACTGCAACCGTCTTCCTTCCAGACTCCTGTTTCAGGGGAGCCATTTTTCATTCCACAACATGCACCCGTGCAACCTGCACTCTGAGGAAAGGCTCTTTGTGATTATGGAAAGGTAATGGTCCAGGGAACAGCTCTGGAGGCAATCGCAAGGGGCAACCCTGGGGGCCAAAGGGGTCCTGGGGCCatctcttccctctctgctctttGTGTAAGGATGGGGACAGCAGTGCCAGCTCCATGAGTAGAAGCATTGtactgcagtggggctggggccacACGGAGTGAAAAGTTGATCAGGAGGATGGGAACTGCTCAGCAACTGATTCTTCAGATTAAATTCTTCAGTCAATGTCTGTCAATATCATGCATACAGATACGCCCCTCCATTCCTGCTTGGATCTGAGTTTAGTGGATGGCTGCCTGCTAATTCATGTTAATTTAAGGAGATTTGTTACCCCTATGTAATTTGCCTTCTCAGAAGCACAGAGTACGTGTACCttcaagcagcagcaacatcaGTGAAGGCTTTTTGGAATGGTGAGCTGCACGTCAGACCCAATTCTATTAGGacattaatttctgaaattttttagCCTCTCCTCTCTTGTCCTCTCTGTTTCCCATTTGCAGttctgcctcccctcccccttaTCATTTATCTCACAGTTCTGAATATTAGCAAAAGGAGTTTGCTTGGCCTGCAATGATGTGTCTGCAGGTTTTCATAAGCAGAAGTTTTGTAAACAGTTTGGAAGCCAGAAGATACAGCAAGTAAGCTAAATTCTATATTGTAGCTCACAGCTGCAAGGCTATAAAACACCTGCATTGTTTTTGATCGTGCCATGAATCCACTCTACCTTTTATTTCTTAGATGGCTGCCAGAGAATAGTTACCTCTTGTGGAGGAATGTTACAGGTAACCATTCTAAGATCAACCTTGATAAACGTATCTGTACATGGAAGTATGAGGATcatacctgaaaaataaaaataattagatgAAAAACCTCTGAAAGCTAAGTCTAGAACCAGGTATCCTGTACAAAGCAATCAGAAATACCCACAGGGTGGGGAATGAACCCACCTTATTACTACAGCTGTCCTTTCTGCTACAGGAGGTGACAACAgtaaggttttgctttttcaaataaCAGGGAAATGCAGATATCTGCAAACAATCTGAATTTATTA
It encodes:
- the STOML3 gene encoding LOW QUALITY PROTEIN: stomatin-like protein 3 (The sequence of the model RefSeq protein was modified relative to this genomic sequence to represent the inferred CDS: inserted 1 base in 1 codon); translated protein: MDPQRETPKKNNIEHLIADRREGIGVCGWILVSLSFLLVLVTFPISIWTCIKVIREYERAVVFRLGRILSKKAKGPGMILILPCTDTFIKVDLRMVTCNIPPQEILTKDAVTAQVDGVVCYRIHSAVSAVANVTDVHSAXFLVAQSTLRGVLGTQSLAQLLAGREEIAHSIQAILNSATEQWGIQVARVEIKDVRIPVAMQRAMAAEAEAARETRAKVVAAQGEKNASEALRQASMVLAESPAGLQLRYLQTLTTLAAKNNSTIVFPFPINMFKSSGQRSKEG